The following proteins are co-located in the Micromonospora coriariae genome:
- a CDS encoding MarR family winged helix-turn-helix transcriptional regulator, with the protein MLTSEAISSTTGYLLLKLANLASVRMEQVLQPYRLRGRDLRVLAFVQDGEVSQRDLCRQTGLDRTTMVAVIDDLERNGYVRRDRSPSDRRRQVISVTADGHTALSEALKAVRRTEDNFLASLSEDERRQFHHQLSLLYTAHAPRCHTDETLEPGLHHTRSAQS; encoded by the coding sequence GTGCTCACGTCCGAAGCCATCTCCTCCACTACCGGATACCTCCTGCTGAAGTTGGCCAACCTCGCCAGCGTCAGGATGGAACAGGTGCTCCAGCCTTACCGCCTACGCGGCCGAGACCTGCGGGTACTGGCCTTCGTTCAGGACGGGGAGGTATCCCAGCGCGACCTGTGCCGGCAGACGGGCCTCGACCGCACCACGATGGTCGCGGTCATCGACGACCTCGAGCGCAACGGATACGTCCGGCGCGACCGCAGCCCCAGCGACCGCCGCAGACAGGTCATCAGCGTCACCGCAGACGGCCACACCGCACTGTCCGAAGCCCTCAAGGCAGTGCGCCGGACCGAGGACAACTTCCTCGCTTCCCTCAGCGAGGACGAACGGCGCCAGTTTCACCATCAGCTGTCCCTGCTCTACACAGCCCACGCTCCGCGGTGCCACACCGACGAGACGCTGGAACCCGGCCTCCACCACACCCGGTCCGCACAGTCGTAA
- a CDS encoding transposase, whose amino-acid sequence MKARIQAGGQVESLVVSAPDPVKQLVRGLAGKKRIRVCAALRPGTVSEPATATELPLRSLARRWLALQAEIDDLDSHLTALVTAAAPDLVALPGVGVDTAGQLLVTAGDNPHRLHSEAAFARLCGVAPIPASSGRTDRHRLHRGGDREANRALWRITVVGMRCHQPTKDYVTRRTAEGKTKTEITRGLKRYITRDAYRLLAPAPPN is encoded by the coding sequence ATGAAGGCGCGGATTCAGGCCGGAGGTCAAGTCGAATCGCTCGTCGTCTCGGCACCCGATCCGGTGAAACAGCTGGTGCGCGGGCTGGCCGGCAAGAAGCGCATCCGCGTCTGCGCCGCTCTGAGGCCTGGCACGGTGTCTGAACCAGCGACCGCCACCGAGCTCCCGCTGCGCAGCCTCGCCCGACGCTGGCTCGCCCTCCAGGCCGAGATCGACGACCTCGACAGCCACCTGACCGCCCTCGTCACCGCCGCCGCGCCGGACCTGGTCGCGCTGCCCGGCGTCGGAGTCGACACCGCTGGGCAACTCCTCGTCACGGCCGGCGACAACCCTCACCGATTGCACTCCGAAGCGGCTTTCGCCCGGCTCTGCGGCGTCGCCCCCATCCCGGCCAGCTCGGGACGCACCGACCGCCACCGCCTACACCGTGGCGGCGACCGCGAAGCCAACCGCGCCCTCTGGCGCATCACCGTCGTCGGCATGCGCTGCCACCAACCCACCAAGGACTACGTCACCCGCCGCACCGCCGAGGGCAAGACCAAAACCGAGATTACGCGAGGCCTCAAGCGCTACATCACCCGAGATGCCTACCGACTGCTCGCACCTGCTCCCCCGAATTGA